The proteins below come from a single Rutidosis leptorrhynchoides isolate AG116_Rl617_1_P2 unplaced genomic scaffold, CSIRO_AGI_Rlap_v1 contig562, whole genome shotgun sequence genomic window:
- the LOC139884512 gene encoding disease resistance protein Roq1-like codes for MALPTSQGSYQKEKLFSVPNWHESMIIEEIVKEILSQLSLVFPSINRDFVGLDWRLRGSVSSHICLGNDDIRFVGIHGMGGIGKTTLAKVVFDQLPANFEGSCFLANVRETSHRAIKEPCWKSKLVWLGKQDYYNYKRQHVLATHRIDNIYEVEYLDNDDALQLLSLKAFISADPLHGYLELCQRVIRYVDGLPLALEILGSFLYARSKDEWIGALKRLEEDSGTEILDRLQISFDGLNEKEKSIFCRCSQIRYLWDGIKVNILPFNGVSNLKILVLEGCIRLSEIHPSIGDLRRLILLNVKDCRLERKLAYILAVALSILYDSTTCTFKSCINGQLPSTISQLPNLLCLILVGFKSMKSFPDHLPYNVTGLWLDYYRSLPSIFTIYFWTSGI; via the exons ATGGCCTTACCAACAAGCCAAGGATCATACCAAAAAGAGAAGCTTTTCTCTGTCCCTAATTG GCACGAATCGATGATCATTGAGGAAATTGTCAAAGAGATATTAAGTCAACTGAGTCTCGTATTTCCAAGCATCAACAGAGACTTTGTTGGATTGGATTGGCGATTAAGGGGATCAGTAAGTTCGCACATTTGTCTAGGCAACGATGATATCCGGTTTGTAGGGATCCATGGAATGGGTGGAATAGGGAAGACAACTTTAGCAAAAGTTGTTTTTGATCAATTGCCTGCCAATTTTGAAGGAAGTTGTTTTCTAGCAAATGTTAGAGAAAC ATCACATCGAGCAATTAAGGAACCTTGCTGGAAATCAAAATTGGTTTGGCTTGGGAAGCAAGATTATTATAACTACAAGAGACAGCATGTCCTTGCTACACACAGAATTGATAATATCTACGAAGTTGAATACTTAGACAATGATGACGCTCTACAACTTTTGAGTTTGAAAGCCTTTATAAGTGCCGACCCTCTTCACGGTTATCTAGAGCTTTGCCAACGTGTCATCCGTTATGTAGACGGTCTTCCATTAGCTCTTGAGATTCTAGGATCATTTTTGTATGCTCGAAGTAAAGATGAATGGATCGGTGCATTGAAAAGACTTGAAGAAGATTCCGGGACAGAAATTCTTGATAGGCTTCAAATAAGTTTCGATGGATTAAATGAGAAGGAGAAAAGTATATTTTGTAGATGTAGTCAGATTCGATATCTATGGGATGGAATCAAGGTGAATATCTTACCTTTCAATG GGGTATCAAATCTTAAAATTTTGGTTCTAGAAGGTTGCATAAGACTATCCGAAATCCATCCATCCATTGGAGATTTAAGGAGGCTTATTCTGTTGAATGTGAAAGATTGC CGGCTGGAAAGGAAGCTCGCCTACATCTTGGCAGTTGCTCTCTCCATTCTCTATGATAGCACAACATGTACCTTTAAAAGTTGCATTAATGGTCAG CTGCCCTCGACCATTAGTCAACTTCCAAATTTGTTGTGTTTGATTTTGGTAGGCTTCAAGAGCATGAAATCATTTCCTGATCACCTTCCATATAACGTCACCGGTTTGTGGTTAGACTATTACAGATCGTTACCATCTATTTTTACCATCTATTTTTGGACTAGTGGGATATAA
- the LOC139884513 gene encoding UDP-glycosyltransferase 84B2-like, with the protein MGNEKDVHVLIVTLPYHGHLNPAFSFAQLLISKGLFVTLATGGSAPNHFHVNSKIPRLEFEFFPDQIPDDSSFESRQKLGAENLTNLIKNSSKKFSCIIANPFLTWAIDVALKHEIPCAILWIQACSVFSIYFHYFRNPHLFRSLIDNYANLAIDLPGLPLLKEVDLPSFILPSYSTSHIRNIIQNLIVQGLDKVKWVLGNSFYELEEEILNSMAIFKPNIVPIGPLVSPSMLGKNEVNSGSIDSCLELWLDKKPLSSVIYISFGSMLVFSQEQVDNIATALKTSNYSFIWVIKPPIEGNDKKCGELSHEFMEATKERGLVVEWCPQEKILMHSSVACFMTHCGWNSTLESVVAGVPVIGYPEWADQTTDAKLLADVFKTGVRIRKGEEGVVSSEEIKRCIWEVTDGPQAKEFKKRAMELKEAANKAMGKYGSTQYYVDQFVNEVMIKSC; encoded by the coding sequence ATGGGCAATGAGAAAGATGTACATGTACTCATAGTGACACTTCCATACCATGGCCATTTGAATCCAGCATTCAGCTTTGCCCAACTCCTTATATCAAAAGGCCTCTTTGTTACTCTAGCGACTGGAGGATCTGCTCCGAATCATTTTCACGTCAACTCCAAAATTCCTAGACTCGAATTCGAGTTCTTTCCAGACCAAATTCCTGATGACTCAAGTTTCGAGTCCCGTCAAAAACTTGGGGCTGAAAATTTGACAAATCTTATCAAGAATTCAAGTAAGAAATTTTCTTGCATAATTGCCAATCCATTTTTGACGTGGGCTATAGATGTTGCCTTGAAACATGAAATTCCTTGTGCAATTCTTTGGATCCAAGCTTGTTCTGTTTTTTCAATTTATTTTCATTACTTTCGAAATCCTCACTTATTCCGATCATTGATCGATAATTATGCAAATCTGGCAATAGATTTACCGGGATTGCCATTGCTCAAGGAAGTCGATCTTCCTAGTTTTATTTTACCTTCGTATAGCACTTCTCATATTCGAAACATAATCCAGAATTTAATCGTCCAAGGTTTGGATAAAGTAAAATGGGTTTTAGGAAATTCATTTTACGAGCTAGAGGAGGAAATTCTAAACTCTATGGCCATTTTCAAGCCAAATATTGTGCCAATTGGTCCGTTGGTATCGCCATCCATGCTAGGAAAAAATGAAGTTAATTCGGGGAGTATCGATTCATGCTTAGAGTTATGGCTTGATAAAAAGCCACTGTCTTCGGTAATTTACATATCATTTGGCAGCATGCTAGTTTTTTCACAAGAACAAGTTGACAACATTGCGACAGCCTTGAAGACGAGTAATTATTCGTTTATTTGGGTGATTAAACCACCAATTGAAGGAAATGACAAGAAATGTGGCGAATTATCGCATGAATTCATGGAAGCGACTAAAGAGAGAGGCTTAGTTGTGGAATGGTGCCCTCAAGAGAAAATCCTAATGCATTCATCTGTGGCATGCTTCATGACTCATTGTGGTTGGAACTCGACATTAGAGTCGGTCGTGGCAGGAGTGCCGGTTATAGGCTATCCGGAGTGGGCTGATCAGACGACGGACGCGAAACTTCTAGCCGATGTTTTCAAGACGGGTGTTAGAATTAGAAAAGGAGAAGAGGGAGTTGTGAGTTCGGAAGAAATCAAAAGATGCATTTGGGAGGTCACTGATGGGCCACAAGCAAAAGAGTTTAAGAAGAGAGCAATGGAACTTAAGGAGGCAGCAAATAAAGCAATGGGTAAATATGGCTCAACGCAATACTATGTTGatcaatttgtcaatgaagttatgATAAAGTCTTGCtag
- the LOC139884516 gene encoding mediator of RNA polymerase II transcription subunit 8: protein MATSMEGVVTQQQEQQQPQQQQQVVVERLNQALQQQLNLESLKTRAISLFRAITRIIDDFDAYGRTNTTPKWQHIMGQYSMVNLELFNIVDEIKKVSKAFVVHPKNVNAENATILPVMLSSKLLPEMELDDNSKKEQLLHGVQNQPIAVQIEKLKNRIDMIGAACESADKVFADTRKAYGFNSRPGQHIMPTLDKAQAAKIQEQENLLRHAVNFGEGLRIPIDQRQMTSALPMHLADVLAPVGDTGHHFADASGMFMKNTPPLSSNNISGQGALLQSSSSQLLGRSAASPSAATTATSFDGTTQSPLPYANSPRSGPNMMNTPSPQQQQSQQQQQQQQQQRQKMMQLPQQQQQLLAQQQFRQSPMQGLGQLHGQHQMQFSQPLSHQQFQGRQLSSLPHGMGQSQFNQANQLNRHLTQFSSTANSALFNAAHGTPSSQMIPNMSAGMQSQSQSLMPRMQFGLGGNNPQRSHASQILNDQMFNMGVSNPASMMPIQPQQQQQLQQQNTFGNMAPNTQNLQPGNMVPQQQNNPNFAQQRQQNRQ from the exons ATGGCGACATCCATGGAAGGAGTGGTGACGCAACAGcaagaacaacaacaaccacaacaacaacaacaagtggTCGTGGAGAGGCTGAATCAAGCATTGCAACAACAGCTCAACTTAGAGTCCTTAAAGACGCGAGCTATTTCCCTATTTAGGGCTATCACTCGCATCATCGACGATTTTGACGCGTACGGTCGCACCAATACTACTCCAAAATG GCAACATATTATGGGGCAATATTCGATGGTCAATCTGGAGCTCTTCAACATCGTTGATGAAATTAAGAAGGTTTCCAAGGCTTTCGTTGTACATCCCAAGAATGTTAACGCCGAAAACGCCACAA TATTACCTGTTATGTTATCGTCAAAGTTACTCCCAGAGATGGAATTGGATGACAATTCCAAGAAAGAGCAGttacttcatggggtgcaaaaccAACCTATTGCCGTTCAAATTGAGAAGTTAAAG AATAGAATTGACATGATCGGAGCTGCTTGTGAAAGTGCTGACAAGGTATTCGCTGACACACGCAAAGCCTACGGTTTTAATTCTCGTCCAGGCCAACATATTATGCCTACTTTGGACAAGGCTCAAGCTGCTAAAATTCAAGAACAAGAAAACTTACTCAGACATGCTGTAAATTTCGGAGAAG GTTTACGAATACCAATAGACCAGAGGCAGATGACATCTGCACTTCCAATGCACCTGGCTGATGTGCTTGCACCTGTTGGTGACACAGGTCATCATTTCGCTGATGCATCTG GTATGTTCATGAAGAATACTCCACCTTTATCATCAAACAATATTAGTGGTCAGGGGGCCTTGTTACAG AGTTCCAGCTCACAACTACTTGGAAGATCAGCTGCATCTCCTTCTGCTGCAACCACTGCTACATCCTTTGATGGTACCACTCAATCTCCGTTGCCATATGCCAATTCACCTCGATCTGGTCCAAACATGATGAACACTCCATCTCCTCAGCAGCAACAATCTCAGcagcaacaacagcagcagcagcagcaaaggCAAAAAATGATGCAATTGCCGCAGCAACAGCAGCAGCTACTAGCTCAGCAACAGTTCAGGCAATCGCCGATGCAAGGATTGGGGCAG CTACATGGACAGCATCAGATGCAATTTTCTCAGCCTCTAAGCCATCAACAATTCCAGGGAAGGCAGCTGTCCTCTCTTCCACATGGAATGGGTCAAAGCCAATTCAACCAGGCTAATCAGTTGAATCGTCACCTGACCCAGTTTTCTAGTACTGCAAACAGTGCTCTTTTTAATGCAGCTCACGGGACACCAAGTAGCCAAATG ATTCCAAACATGTCAGCTGGAATGCAATCTCAATCACAATCACTTATGCCAAGAATGCAG TTTGGATTAGGCGGCAACAATCCCCAACGCAGCCATGCCTCACAAATTCTGAATGATCAAA TGTTCAACATGGGTGTATCGAATCCTGCCAGTATGATGCCTATACAgccacaacagcaacaacaactccAACAACAGAACACATTCGGCAATATGGCTCCAAATACTCAGAATCTACAACCTGGTAATATGGTTCCGCAACAACAAAACAATCCAAATTTCGCTCAACAAAGACAGCAAAATCGACAATAG
- the LOC139884514 gene encoding probable glycosyltransferase At5g03795 — protein MLKKITRKPNHHHPRRPFRTLLLILLSIFLLLFIYLYYCNGHTAFTRQISTPILLQTKETMLETESGYNPHISNGPYHDWQLFAADFEKMKQNLKIFVYGDAFSDKKPIMPNSSFSHIFLPYKDPFNRKIGNYFSEHMFKLSLLRSSLFTEKPEQANFFFLPFSINALRNEARVHSADAISNFVAEYANRVSFQFPFFNASGGADHFYVCCHSIGGGAASKHEYLLNNAIQVTCCSSYFHRNYLPHKDVSLPQVWPRGGGGGGGGGIQQSSSLPTNPPHQRHRLAFYAGRTQNSPVRQELISLWGNDTDMDIYGGNSPIPYEQGFRNSKYCLHVRGYEVNTARISDAINFGCVPVIISNHYDLPFANVLDWTKFSVTVNNRELPFLKKRLLSVTNENYLRMYRNLFNVQRHFVWHTTPKGYDSFYMTAYQLWLRRSIHRLPYD, from the exons ATGTTGAAGAAGATAACTAGGAAGCCAAACCACCACCATCCACGGCGGCCGTTCCGTACATTGTTACTAATTCTACTCTCAATCTTTCTCCTTCTTTTCATTTATCTTTACTACTGCAATGGCCACACCGCCTTCACCCGCCAAATTTCTACTCCTATCCTACTCCAAACCAAAGAAACAATGCTCGAGACAGAATCCGGTTATAATCCACACATCTCTAACGGTCCTTATCACGATTGGCAGCTATTCGCTGCCGATTTCGAGAAAATGAAacagaatttgaaaatattcgtttACGGCGATGCATTTTCAGATAAGAAGCCAATAATGCCAAACTCCTCATTCTCTCACATATTCCTTCCCTACAAAGATCCGTTCAATCGGAAGATCGGAAACTACTTCAGCGAACACATGTTCAAATTATCTCTCCTTCGTAGCTCCTTATTTACGGAAAAACCAGAACAAGCCAATTTCTTCTTCTTGCCTTTCTCCATTAACGCTCTGCGGAATGAAGCTCGAGTTCATTCCGCAGATGCGATATCGAATTTCGTGGCCGAGTACGCTAACAGGGTCAGCTTTCAGTTTCCATTCTTCAATGCATCTGGTGGCGCCGATCATTTCTACGTCTGCTGCCACTCGATCGGCGGTGGTGCTGCTTCGAAACATGAGTATTTACTCAACAATGCCATTCAAGTCACGTGCTGTTCTAGCTATTTCCATAGGAACTACCTTCCACATAAGGATGTTTCGTTGCCTCAAGTTTGGCCAcgtggaggaggaggaggaggcggAGGAGGAATCCAACAGTCATCGTCGTTACCAACCAATCCTCCACATCAAAG GCACAGGCTAGCATTTTATGCAGGAAGAACTCAAAACTCACCAGTTCGACAAGAGCTAATATCTTTATGGGGAAATGACACTGACATGGATATATATGGCGGGAATTCGCCAATCCCTTACGAACAAGGCTTTAGAAATAGCAAATATTGCCTCCACGTTAGAGGCTATGAAGTTAACACAGCAAGGATATCCGATGCTATTAACTTCGGCTGCGTTCCCGTCATTATATCCAACCATTACGACCTCCCATTTGCCAATGTCTTGGACTGGACCAAGTTTTCCGTTACCGTCAATAACAGGGAACTTCCCTTTTTAAAGAAGAGACTGTTGTCGGTGACGAATGAGAACTATTTGAGAATGTATCGCAATCTCTTCAATGTTCAGAGACATTTCGTGTGGCATACTACTCCAAAAGGGTACGATTCCTTCTATATGACTGCTTACCAGCTATGGCTAAGAAGAAGCATCCACCGTTTGCCTTATGACTAG